In Metarhizium brunneum chromosome 3, complete sequence, a genomic segment contains:
- the mug84 gene encoding Meiotically up-regulated 84 protein: MAMSISSGEDEDYLSDGLSSGSSSDRDSPPRPLSQIYFAPPFYGRPPTPLPPSPSLTSLLRPSRPTTPDPSDDENIAPVPRAAPKVPTYEYYGFVLYLFSSLTFLMYLLWAYVPAPFLHALGIKYYPDRWWALAVPAFLVMTLGYIYVALAAYNTEILTVPMSSVETIVDGAGKPAVIDSKGRIRGSGKRERKCDASGRLRWREIWNEGTDAVMDIPLAGVCEILYGEGREDFDQEH, translated from the coding sequence atggccatgtccatctcATCCGGCGAAGACGAAGATTACCTTTCCGACGGCCTCTCATCCGGCTCCAGCTCCGACCGCGACTCTCCCCCCCGGCCTCTCTCCCAAATCTACTTTGCTCCCCCCTTCTACGGCCGGCCGCCAACGCCTCTGCCTCCCTCGCCATCACTCACGTCCCTCCTCAGGCCGTCCCGGCCAACGACTCCGGACCCGTCCGACGATGAAAACATTGCGCCCGTGCCCCGGGCGGCGCCCAAGGTCCCCACGTACGAATACTACGGCTTCGTCCTGTACCTCTTCAGCAGCCTCACGTTCCTCATGTACCTGCTCTGGGCGTACGTTCCCGCGCCGTTCCTGCACGCCCTGGGGATCAAGTACTACCCCGACCGGTGGTGGGCGCTGGCGGTGCCGGCCTTCCTGGTCATGACGCTGGGATACATATAcgtggcgctggcggcgtaCAATACGGAGATTCTGACGGTGCCCATGAGCAGCGTGGAGACGATTGTCGACGGCGCGGGCAAGCCGGCGGTGATTGATTCCAAGGGCAGGATCAGGGGGAGCGGCAAGAGGGAGAGGAAGTGTGATGCCAGCGGGAGGTTGAGGTGGAGGGAGATTTGGAATGAGGGGACGGATGCGGTGATGGATATCCCGCTGGCGGGTGTGTGCGAGATTTTATACGGCGAGGGGAGGGAGGATTTTGATCAAGAGCATTGA
- the ROK1 gene encoding ATP-dependent RNA helicase ROK1: MDILKTSSRGTKKTSKGSGLNAGNAQLPSAGTKTNPQLYHDEIRGMKKRKRGVVQAENPVPAELPVVDFFAPKPEATENQKAETKKSRREPSPPPVAAKTLTEDECRQLLRSHRLKITLLSKHEEQNKVKKSKKKKKKKTVIEGKKDDKKQLFPQPLESFGHLRTTYGISRQIAENLVQQSYRLPTEVQMGSLPLLLRPEVALGNEENLDHGVDFLAVAPTGSGKTVSFLIPTINSIIRRRAQADIQGVHELEAVIVAPTRELVHQIVNEGRKLVQGTRVKIVAMRKTTQLSAEEQVLADDSSDDELDGEDDEESESDDDKKHRTGRSKPHPLTKTDILVTTPALLLNFLTAGPSGAQKVLPTVRELVLDEADVLLDPLFREKTLSLWTACTNSGLRLSFWSATMGSNIEALVTEKLKDRTEALGISPKPFIRLVVGLKDTAVPNVVHKLTYAASEQGKLLALRQLLHPAGSDGSDQPLRPPFLVFTQTIDRAMALHEELKYDIPLEAGGPSRIAALHSALADSARSSIMRKFRAGEIWVLITTDVLARGVDFAGVNGVVNYDVPGSAAAYVHRAGRTGRAGRAGGIAVTLYTKEDIPFVKTVANVIAVSDKQAGRTGDQAGVQKWLLDALPNVGKDDRKKLKQRGVESRRSGSGSKAKITSKSGYERRKEHNRRGAMDANKRRRVDGGARDDAEWDGLGD, from the coding sequence ATGGATATCCTCAAAACCTCGTCCCGCGGGACTAAAAAGACTTCCAAGGGCTCCGGGCTCAATGCCGGCAACGCTCAGCTCCCCTCTGCGGGCACCAAGACCAACCCTCAGCTATACCACGATGAAATCCGTGGCatgaaaaaaaggaaacgtGGCGTCGTGCAGGCCGAGAACCCGGTGCCTGCAGAACTTCCTGTTGTCGACTTCTTCGCGCCCAAGCCAGAAGCCACAGAGAATCAAAAGGCTGAAACCAAAAAGAGCCGGCGAGAACCTAGTCCGCCGCCTGTGGCTGCCAAAACATTGACCGAGGACGAATGCCGACAACTTTTGCGATCGCATCGCCTCAAGATTACACTGCTCTCAAAGCACGAAGAGCAGAACAAggtgaagaagtcaaagaagaagaagaagaagaagacggtcaTCGAGGGAAAAAAGGACGACAAGAAGCAGTTATTTCCTCAGCCCCTGGAGTCCTTTGGCCACCTTCGCACTACATATGGGATATCCCGTCAAATTGCGGAGAATCTTGTTCAGCAGAGCTATCGTCTTCCTACAGAAGTGCAAATGGGTAGTCTCCCATTACTCCTTCGCCCCGAAGTTGCCCTCGGCAACGAGGAGAACTTGGATCATGGTGTTGATTTCCTGGCCGTTGCGCCCACGGGTAGCGGCAAGACAGTCAGCTTTCTCATCCCCACAATCAACAGCATCATACGGAGACGAGCGCAAGCAGACATACAGGGTGTCCATGAGCTCGAGGCTGTAATTGTCGCACCGACAAGAGAGTTGGTTCATCAGATTGTCAATGAGGGAAGAAAGCTTGTGCAAGGAACCCGTGTTAAGATTGTGGCTATGAGGAAGACTACACAACTCTCTGCAGAGGAGCAGGTCCTGGCAGACGATAGCTCGGATGACGAGCTCGATggggaagacgacgaggagtcAGAGTCCGACGATGATAAGAAGCACAGGACGGGAAGATCCAAACCCCATCCTCTTACAAAGACTGACATCTTGGTTACAACGCCAGCATTGCTACTAAACTTTTTGACGGCTGGACCTAGCGGCGCGCAAAAGGTTTTGCCGACAGTCAGGGAGCTTGTTCTTGACGAGGCAGACGTTCTCCTGGACCCGTTGTTCAGAGAGAAAACGCTGAGTCTGTGGACGGCTTGCACCAACTCCGGACTTCGACTGTCATTCTGGTCTGCGACGATGGGctcaaacattgaagctctAGTCACCGAAAAGTTGAAGGACAGGACAGAAGCCCTGGGTATTTCACCAAAGCCCTTTATCCGTCTCGTAGTGGGCTTGAAGGACACCGCTGTGCCAAATGTCGTGCACAAGCTCACGTACGCGGCCAGTGAGCAGGGCAAGCTCCTTGCCCTGCGGCAACTTCTACACCCAGCGGGCAGCGACGGCTCCGACCAGCCACTACGGCCTCCATTCCTGGTCTTCACGCAAACAATCGACAGAGCCATGGCCCTCCACGAAGAACTCAAGTACGACATCCCCCTGGAAGCCGGCGGCCCGTCCAGAATCGCAGCCCTACACAgcgccctcgccgactcGGCCCGGTCATCCATCATGCGCAAGTTCCGCGCGGGGGAAATCTGGgtcctcatcaccaccgacgTCCTGGCCCGCGGTGTGGACTTTGCCGGCGTCAACGGCGTGGTCAACTACGACGTCCCCGGCTCGGCAGCCGCCTACGTCCACCGTGCCGGACGAACCGGACGGGCTGGTCGCGCGGGCGGCATCGCCGTAACGCTCTACACGAAGGAAGACATCCCGTTCGTCAAGACGGTGGCCAACGTCATCGCCGTGAGCGACAAGCAGGCTGGCAGGACGGGCGACCAGGCAGGCGTGCAGAAATGGCTGCTGGACGCGCTGCCGAATGTGGGCAAGGACGACAGAAAGAAGCTCAAGCAGAGGGGCGTCGAGTCGCGGAGGAGTGGGAGCGGgagcaaggccaagattacCTCGAAAAGCGGCTATGAGCGGAGGAAAGAGCATAACAGACGGGGGGCGATGGATGCGAATAAGAGGCGGCGCGTGGACGGCGGTGCTCGAGACGACGCTGAATGGGACGGGCTCGGGGATTAG
- the TOS1 gene encoding Protein TOS1 encodes MKYTASVLLASAGLATALIQQCSSREAVDEGGNWFCGAVDQILYEGIQGNGSFKAVTKMSDAGECLQKDQSYRGPLAPLDQDLSVHFRGPLELRQFAVYNLASNQKRNQIDLEVGAGKSGTDARVQGGEIEAGPETSKISARHRHGHRFLHRAQRDKRGDIVTATIDGKVVTWENDYLPTATPNPVPAPAPKVQAGAGAAAVKDKDADADTTATTSKKPADKKPTDKKPSGKPAPSGSDWDRVAYYNAVKQVSENIVFMGNHGGQGSGVFDTVWGLSLSYLNSTGTGGASSPEILENIRIPSNTEFSIFSKEECNGSCGFSRVPSIAYKGFGGANKVFLFEFKMPSDGTRCPAGTRPGSPGCANPDMPAVWALNAAIPRAAQYKGCSCWGTGCGELDIYEVLAPGDSKCKSTFHMANGAGSSDYFKRPTDEYIKVATVFHEETASVSIKKLSDDVDFAKGLDDETVLSWLNRPTDDKALKLSSLFQLSS; translated from the exons ATGAAGTACACTGCTTCTGTGCTGCTGGCCTCTGCAGGCTTAGCCACTGCCCTCATTCAGCAATGCAGCAGTCGCGAGGCCGTCGATGAGGGCGGCAACTGGTTCTGTGGTGCCGTGGACCAGATCCTCTACGAAGGGATCCAAGGCAATGGCAGTTTCAAGGCAGTAACCAAAATGAGCGATGCCGGAGAATGCCTTCAAAAAGATCAGTCCTACCGCGGACCATTGGCTCCATTGGACCAAGAT CTCTCTGTCCATTTCCGAGGACCTCTTGAACTCAGGCAATTCGCCGTCTACAACCTCGCTTCAAACCAGAAGCGCAACCAGATCGATCTTGAAGTCGGCGCTGGCAAATCTGGCACCGATGCCCGGGTGCAAGGAGGCGAGATCGAGGCTGGCCCTGAGACATCCAAGATCTCGGCACGACATAGACACGGCCACCGGTTTCTACACCGTGCTCAGCGGGACAAGCGAGGTGACATCGTAACTGCTACCATCGACGGCAAGGTTGTGACATGGGAGAACGACTACTTACCTACTGCCACACCCAACCCTGTCCCGGCCCCGGCTCCCAAGGTCCAGGCCGGCGCaggcgctgctgctgtgaaGGATAaggatgctgatgccgatACCACTGCTACTACGAGCAAGAAGCCTGCTGACAAGAAGCCCACCGACAAGAAGCCCAGTGGCAAGCCTGCCCCCTCGGGATCTGACTGGGATCGTGTGGCTTATTACAACGCTGTGAAGCAAGTTTCCGAGAACATCGTCTTCATGGGcaaccacggcggccagggtTCCGGGGTTTTCGACAC TGTCTGGGGCCTTTCCCTCTCGTACCTCAACTCCACCGGCACCGGcggcgcctcgtcgcccgAAATCCTCGAAAACATCCGGATCCCCTCCAACACGGaattctccatcttctcgaAGGAAGAGTGCAACGGCAGCTGCGGCTTCTCGCGCGTCCCCTCGATTGCCTACAAGGGCTtcggcggcgccaacaaGGTCTTCCTCTTCGAGTTTAAGATGCCCTCGGACGGGACGCGCTGCCCGGCCGGCACGCGGCCCGGGTCCCCCGGCTGCGCGAACCCCGACATGCCCGCCGTCTGGgccctcaacgccgccatcccccGCGCCGCCCAGTACAAGGGGTGCTCGTGCTGGGGCACCGGCTGCGGCGAGCTCGACATCTACGAGGTCCTGGCCCCCGGGGACTCCAAGTGCAAGAGCACCTTCCACATGGCCAACGGCGCGGGCAGCTCGGATTACTTCAAGAGGCCGACGGACGAGTACATCAAGGTGGCTACCGTTTTCCACGAAGAGACGGCCAGTGTATCGATCAAGAAGCTGTCGGACGATGTGGACTTTGCAAAGGGCCTGGATGACGAGACTGTGCTGTCGTGGTTGAACAGGCCGACGGATGACAAGGCGCTCAAGCTGAGCAGCTTGTTCCAGCTGTCGAGCTGA
- the msk1 gene encoding Lysine--tRNA ligase: MRPSACLRLARRSSAISQRCSATSTSPSIRISCSLSLETTHFRAGARRLFSESVKKASRFTGAQDSSESLSPFKQHRRDGLREDQQSEDPLYPDPYPRLESSTTRKSVPEFLEDFDEQAPSEEVTLSGRVRSKRVVGKSLIFLDIVNEFQKVQIMINKNKCVSEKHGRIQKFSLFKNLIQVGDHISVTGNATRTKAGEPTLQAIQLPELLSPSMEQIPEKLTDPKARMADRHVDMLVNREVVDVLRLRAEITKFMRDHFHSKRFLEFQTPILAENAGGAVARPFVTQATEFRKKDLALRIAPELWLKRLVVGGVDKVFEIGPAFRNEGVDATHNPEFTMCEFYSAYTNLADLIKETEELLYGLAKHTQELISTQLTTLPPTDLSRFVRPFRQIEFIPGLEEAMGIRFPKLSSDDALPELLAVLKLAGITVPGEVPNSLPKLLDRLAAVYLEPMSFHEPIFITNHPACMSPLAKGFLCPKTYQLVSARAELFVGGRELANMYEEENDPEEQKRKLAFHRTLVNKPNGEVGFEEAAGEQEPTPAEEAEVDEWEGSPLDQSYVKALDFGLPPTGGWGCGVERLVMLFSGANRISDCLSFGTLRNVVGLSTDEKATDRSV, from the exons ATGAGACCATCTGCGTGCCTCCGACTGGCTCGCCGGTCGTCTGCCATCTCGCAGCGATGTTCTGCAACGAGCACCAGTCCGTCGATTCGGATAAGTTGCTCTTTATCTTTGGAGACGACACACTTCCGAGCAGGAGCCCGCAGGCTCTTCTCAGAGTCGGTTAAGAAGGCATCAAGGTTTACGGGTGCTCAGGATAGTAGCGAAAGCTTGTCGCCATTCAAGCAGCACCGGCGAGATGGGCTTCGCGAAGACCAACAGAGTGAGGATCCACTGTACCCTGATCCGTATCCTCGACTAGAATCTTCCACAACTCGGAAGAGTGTGCCAGAGTTTCTTGAGGACTTCGATGAGCAAGCGCCCAGTGAAGAAGTGACGTTATCAGGTCGTGTCCGTTCAAAGCGTGTAGTCGGCAAATccctcatcttcctcgaCATCGTGAACGAATTCCAGAAAGTGCAAATCATGATCAACAAGAATAAATGTGTGTCAGAGAAGCATGGCCGCATACAAAAGTTTTCCCTGTTTAAAAACTTGATCCAAGTTGGCGATCACATCT CGGTAACTGGTAATGCAACTCGTACAAAGGCTGGAGAGCCGACCCTCCAAGCTATCCAGCTCCCAGAGCTTCTGTCTCCGTCGATGGAGCAGATACCTGAAAAGCTCACCGACCCCAAGGCGAGAATGGCAGACCGTCACGTCGACATGCTCGTGAACAGAGAAGTGGTTGACGTGCTGAGGTTGCGAGCCGAAATCACAAAGTTCATGAGAGACCACTTCCATTCAAAACGCTTCTTGGAATTCCAAACCCCAATTTTGGCTGAAAATGCTGGGGGGGCGGTTGCTCGGCCTTTCGTCACCCAGGCCACTGAATTTCGGAAAAAGGATCTGGCTTTACGTATTGCACCAGAACTTTGGCTGAAGCGTCTTGTTGTCGGGGGTGTTGACAAGGTGTTTGAGATTGGTCCCGCCTTTCGCAACGAAGGCGTCGATGCCACGCACAACCCAGAGTTTACGATGTGCGAGTTCTACAGCGCCTACACAAACTTGGCGGACCTCATAAAAGAGACAGAAGAACTCTTGTACGGACTCGCCAAACATACGCAGGAACTCATTTCGACCCAGCTAACCACACTCCCACCAACCGACTTGAGCCGATTCGTCCGACCCTTTAGGCAGATTGAATTCATCCCCGGCCTCGAGGAAGCTATGGGAATCCGCTTCCCTAAGCTGTCCAGTGACGATGCGCTACCAGAGCTTCTCGCTGTCCTGAAACTTGCTGGAATTACCGTCCCCGGCGAAGTACCCAACTCCCTCCCCAAACTCCTCGACCGCCTCGCAGCCGTATATTTAGAACCCATGTCATTCCACGAACCCATCTTCATAACCAACCACCCGGCCTGCATGTCACCACTGGCCAAAGGCTTTCTATGCCCAAAAACGTACCAACTGGTGTCTGCCCGCGCAGAGCTTTTCGTCGGCGGCCGTGAGCTGGCAAACATGtacgaagaagaaaatgatCCCGAAGAGCAGAAGCGCAAACTTGCCTTTCACCGTACCCTCGTGAATAAGCCCAATGGCGAAGTCGGATTCGAAGAAGCAGCTGGGGAGCAGGAACCTACACCCGCAGAAGAAGCGGAGGTGGATGAATGGGAAGGGTCCCCGCTAGATCAGAGTTACGTGAAGGCCTTGGACTTTGGTTTGCCGCCCACGGGGGGATGGGGATGTGGTGTTGAGcggttggtgatgttgtTTTCAGGAGCAAATCGGATTAGCGATTGTCTGAGTTTTGGGACGTTGCGAAATGTAGTTGGCTTGTCGACAGATGAGAAGGCTACTGATAGGAGTGTATAG
- the ARP4 gene encoding Actin-related protein 4, whose amino-acid sequence MAQQPLSTSAVPTDIYGGDEVSALVLDPGYCNTRAGFAGEDVPKSVLPSFYGHVTGEPQRDLFGDECIIPRADFEIRNYMNRDSVVEDWDVAPKIWENMLIKRLQPEHQTLPSKNGLNDDVKEQDGEGDIAMDEAENQEKPLQENPILMTEAPWNTPKSREKAIEIIMENWGCPAFWLSRTPVLSAFAAGKATALVIDVGGANTSVTAIHDGMVLKRSIQRSPAGGLWLSSQIRNMWETSEPKVQLTPTYMVENKSPVDALAPAQARLREFPFQITDSFRAYEEERVLTEFKESVVEVWRGPGRYSAPNNEDYIKTQPGRVFEMPDGYNQMWREQRFKVTEGLWDENAGYPVPEAERLTKAQTIPELIRASLGAVDVDLRGNLLANVVVTGSTSLINGFNDRLSNELTAMYPGLKVKIHAAGLSSERRFGAWIGGSILASLGTFHQMWISRKEYEENGAGVVEKRCK is encoded by the exons atggcccagcagccctTGTCCACGTCGGCAGTCCCCACCGACATTTACGGTGGAG ATGAGGTATCTGCCCTCGTTCTCGACCCCGGCTACTGCAACACTCGCGCAGGCTTCGCCGGCGAAGATGTGCCCAAATCCGTCCTGCCCTCGTTCTACGGTCACGTCACTGGCGAACCTCAACGCGACCTCTTTGGTGACGAATGCATCATCCCCCGCGCCGATTTTGAGATCCGCAATTACATGAACCGAGACAGCGTCGTAGAAGACTGGGATGTTGCGCCTAAGATCTGGGAGAACATGCTCATCAAGCGCTTGCAACCGGAGCACCAAACGCTGCCCTCGAAAAACGGATTGAACGACGACGTCAAGGAGCAGGATGGCGAGGGAGATATAGCCATGGATGAAGCTGAAAACCAAGAAAAGCCTCTTCAGGAGAATCCCATTTTGATGACTGAGGCACCATGGAACACGCCCAAATCGCGGGAAAAGGCCATCGAGATCATCATGGAGAACTGGGGGTGCCCTGCCTTCTGGCTGAGCCGCACCCCGGTGCTGTCTGCCTTCGCGGCTGGCAAGGCTACTGCCCTGGTCATCGATGTGGGTGGTGCCAACACCTCCGTCACCGCGATTCACGATGGCATGGTTCTGAAGCGATCCATCCAGCGTTCTCCAGCGGGTGGCCTTTGGCTGTCATCTCAGATTCGCAACATGTGGGAAACCTCTGAGCCCAAGGTCCAACTGACACCGACATACATGGTCGAGAACAAGTCCCCCGTCGACGCCTTAGCACCTGCCCAAGCTCGATTACGGGAATTTCCCTTTCAGATTACCGATTCTTTCCGCGCCTACGAAGAAGAACGGGTCCTTACCGAGTTCAAGGAGTCTGTTGTTGAGGTCTGGCGGGGGCCAGGCCGATACAGCGCCCCAAATAACGAGGACTACATCAAGACACAGCCAGGTCGTGTCTTCGAAATGCCCGACGGCTACAATCAAATGTGGCGCGAGCAGCGCTTCAAGGTCACCGAAGGCCTTTGGGATGAGAATGCCGGATACCCTGTTCCGGAGGCAGAACGGCTCACCAAGGCCCAAACGATCCCCGAACTCATCCGCGCCTCCCTGGGTGCTGTGGATGTCGACCTGCGCGGCAATCTACTCGCCAACGTTGTCGTCACCGGCAGCACCAGCTTAATCAACGGCTTCAACGATCGCCTGAGCAACGAACTAACAGCCATGTACCCCGGACTGAAGGTGAAGATCCACGCCGCCGGTCTTTCGAGCGAGCGACGATTCGGTGCCTGGATTGGCGGCAGTATTTTGGCCAGTTTGGGAACTTTCCACCAAATGTGGATCTCGAGAAAGGAGTATGAGGAGAACGGTGCTGGTGTCGTTGAGAAACGGTGCAAGtag
- the thp1 gene encoding G/U mismatch-specific uracil DNA glycosylase — translation MTDDQGRKPATFQGRLQLDAFKYTAAEPTRRNPPRAASTPLQTKAQDESQTPSPSPRKRTSSSPPKSSPAKKKRARQATGYAPPSTYAHLPLLPDAIAHNLLVLFVGLNPGIRTAMTGHAYNHPSNLFWKLMYSSGVTPRRCYAEEDRDMPALYSLGLTNIVARPTRNGSELSKAEMDDGVALLEEKARTYRPESMCVVGKSIWESIWRVRHGSNVGKQFRYGWQDEGENMGAVEGSWAGARMFVASSTSGLAATLAPAEKERIWGELGAWVRMRRAEREAAESKEEEEEEEEEPEPCGDLV, via the coding sequence ATGACGGACGATCAAGGCCGCAAGCCAGCGACCTTCCAAGGTCGCCTCCAACTAGACGCCTTCAAATACACCGCCGCCGAACCAACGCGCCGCAACCCTCCTCGCGCGGCCTCAACCCCCCTCCAAACCAAAGCCCAAGATGAATCCCAAACCCCGTCCCCATCCCCACGGAAGCGCacgtcatcatcgccgccaaAATCATCGCCAGCGAAGAAGAAACGCGCCCGGCAAGCAACAGGCTACGCACCGCCCTCAACATACGCCCACCTCCCGCTGCTCCCAGACGCCATCGCCCACAACCTCCTCGTGCTCTTCGTCGGCCTCAACCCGGGCATACGGACCGCCATGACCGGCCACGCATATAACCACCCATCCAACCTCTTCTGGAAGCTCATGTACTCCAGCGGCGTCACGCCGCGGCGGTGCTACGCCGAGGAGGACCGGGACATGCCGGCCCTGTACTCGCTTGGGCTGACCAACATCGTGGCTCGACCTACGCGCAACGGCTCGGAGCTCAGCaaggccgagatggacgacGGGGTGGCCCTGCTGGAGGAGAAGGCGAGGACGTACCGGCCCGAGAGCATGTGCGTCGTGGGGAAGAGCATATGGGAGAGCATATGGCGGGTGCGGCACGGGTCGAACGTAGGCAAGCAGTTCAGGTACGGGTGGCAGGATGAGGGGGAGAACATGGGCGCCGTGGAGGGGTCATGGGCCGGCGCGAGGATGTTTGTTGCGTCGAGCACGAGCGGTTTGGCGGCGACCTTGGCGCcggccgagaaggagaggatATGGGGTGAGCTGGGGGCGTgggtgaggatgaggagggcTGAGAGGGAGGCTGCCGAGagcaaggaggaagaggaggaggaagaggaggagccCGAGCCATGTGGTGACTTGGTATAA
- the UAP1 gene encoding UDP-N-acetylglucosamine pyrophosphorylase → MDKVKKMLNVGFEADAAKPAEPSSEAYAQLKAEYTKAGQDHVFTFYDSLSTEDKAALYNQLSGFNPAYINEITKRALGETKSDTPDTLEPLPESAQASILDSSADDINKWYSSGLGLIGKNKVAVVLMAGGQGTRLGSSAPKGCYDIGLPSHKSLFQIQAERIRKIQELAAKNAGTGSVVVPWYVMTSGPTHKPTEAFFEENKYFGLDAANVKIFDQGVLPCISNEGKILLESKGKVAVAPDGNGGIYQALIVSGVLDDMRKRGIEHIHAYCVDNCLVKVADPVFIGFSSSLNVDIATKVVRKRDATESVGLILSKNGKPDVVEYSEIDKATAAAEDPKHPGVLKFRAANIVNHYYSFRFLESIPQWAHKLPHHIARKKIPHADTKSGETVKPETPNGIKLEQFVFDVFPMLPLNKFACMEVRREDEFSPLKNARGTGQDDPDTSKADIMGQGQRWVAAAGATVVADGGVEISPLISYGGEGLEKLSGTTITAPAVLERE, encoded by the exons atggacaaggtcaagaaaATGCTCAACGTTGGCTTCGAGGCCGATGCCGCCAAGCCAGCAGAACCCTCCTCAGAGGCCTATGCCCAGCTCAAGGCCGAGTACACCAAAGCCGGTCAGGACCATGTTTTCACCTTCTACGACTCTCTGAGCACCGAAGACAAGGCTGCTTTGTACAACCAGCTATCGGGCTTCAACCCTGCCTACATCAACGAAATCACCAAACGAGCCCTTGGTGAGACCAAATCAGACACCCCCGATACCCTCGAGCCCCTCCCCGAATCCGCTCAAGCCAGTATCCTCGATTCGAGTGCCGATGACATCAACAAGTGGTACAGCTCCGGCTTGGGCCTCATTGGCAAGAACAAGGTGGCTGTGGTTCTCATGGCTGGTGGCCAGGGAACTCGATTGGGCAGCTCAGCGCCCAAGGGTTGCTACGACATTGGGCTACCCTCGCACAAGAGCTTGTTCCAGATCCAGGCTGAGAGAATCCGCAAGATTCAGGagcttgctgccaagaatgCCGGCACTGGGTCCGTCGTTGTTCCCTGGTACGTCATGACCAGCGGCCCAACCCACAAGCCAACCGAGGCCTTCTTCGAGGAGAACAAGTACTTTGGCCTAGATGCCGCCAACGTCAAGATCTTTGACCAAGGAGTCCTGCCCTGCATTTCCAACGAGGGCAAGATTCTTCTTGAGAGCAAGGGCAAGGTTGCTGTAGCCCCCGATGGCAACGGCGGTATCTACCAGGCCTTGATTGTCTCTGGCGTTCTTGACGACATGCGAAAGCGCGGCATTGAGCACATTCATGCTTATTGCGTCGACAACTGTCTTGTCAAAGTGGCTGATCCCGTCTTCATCGGCTTCTCATCCTCCCTGAACGTCGACATCGCCACCAAGGTCGTTCGTAAGCGCGACGCTACCGAGTCTGTCGGTCTCATTCTCTCCAAGAATGGCAAGCCCGACGTTGTTGAGTATTCCGAGATTGACAAGGCTACCGCTGCAGCAGAGGATCCCAAGCACCCTGGCGTCCTCAAGTTCCGAGCTGCCAACATTGTTAATCACTACTATTCTTTCCGCTTCCTCGAATCCATTCCCCAGTGGGCTCACAAGCTGCCTCACCACATTGCTCGAAAGAAGATTCCTCACGCAGACACCAAGTCGGGCGAGACCGTCAAGCCTGAGACCCccaacggcatcaagctTGAGCAGTTTGTTTTTGATGTCTTCCCTATGCTGCCTCTGAATAAGTTTGCGTGCATGGAGGTCCGCCGTGAGGACGAATTCTCGCCGTTGAAGAATGCCCGCGGAACGGGTCAAGACGACCCCGACACCAGCAAGGCCGATATTATGGGCCAAGGTCAGCGGTgggtggctgctgctggagctaCTGTtgtggccgacggcggcgttgAGATCTCGCCTTTAATCAGCTAC GGTGGCGAAGGTCTCGAGAAGCTCAGCGGCACCACTATTACTGCTCCTGCCGTGCTGGAGCGAGAATAA
- the cys-9 gene encoding Thioredoxin reductase, with protein MHSKVVIIGSGPAAHTAAVYLGRAELKPVLYEGFMANGIAAGGQLTTTTEIENFPGFPKGIMGQELMDNMRAQSERFGTEIVTDTVTKLDLSSRPFKYSTEFSPDETHTADAVIIATGASARRMNLPGEQTYWQNGISACAVCDGALPLFRNKQLYVIGGGDSAAEEATFLTKYGSHVTVLVRRDVLRASKAMATRLLKNEKVTVRFNTVATEVRGGADKLMSHLVVRDTVTGKEEVVEANGLFYAIGHDPATALVKGQVDMDTDGYIITKPGTTMTSIEGVYAAGDVQDKRYRQAITSAGTGCMAALEAEKFISEQD; from the exons ATGCACAGCAAGGTTGTCA TTATTGGCTCGGGGCCAGCGGCCCATACTGCCGCCGTCTATCTGGGCAGAGCAGAGCTAAAGC CCGTTCTCTACGAGGGCTTCATGGCCAACGGCATCGCGGCAGGCGGCCAATTGACGACCACGACCGAGATTGAAAACTTCCCCGGCTTCCCCAAGGGCATCATGGGCCAGGAGCTAATG GACAACATGCGCGCGCAATCCGAACGCTTCGGCACCGAAATCGTCACCGACACCGTCACAAAGCTAGACCTCAGCAGCCGCCCGTTCAAGTACAGCACCGAGTTCTCGCCCGACGAGACGCACACGgccgacgccgtcatcatcgccaccgGCGCCTCGGCGCGCCGCATGAACCTCCCCGGCGAGCAGACATACTGGCAAAACGGCATCTCGGCGTGTGCCGTGTGCGACGGCGCCCTCCCGCTCTTCCGCAACAAGCAGCTGTACGTGATCGGCGGAGGTGActcggccgccgaggaggccaCCTTCCTCACAAAGTACGGCAGCCACGTCACCGTCCTCGTGCGCCGCGACGTCCTGCGCgccagcaaggccatggccacgcgCCTGCTCAAGAACGAAAAGGTCACGGTGCGCTTCAACACGGTGGCCACCGAGGtccgcggcggcgccgacaagcTCATGAGCCACCTCGTCGTCCGGGACACCGTCACCGGCAAGGAGgaggtcgtcgaggccaACGGTCTGTTCTACGCCATTGGCCACGATCCCGCCACCGCCCTGGTCAAGGGCCAGGTGGACATGGACACCGACGGCtacatcatcaccaagccCGGGACCACCATGACCAGCATCGAGGGCGTCTATGCTGCCGGCGATGTGCAGGACAAGAGATATAGACAGGCTATTACTAGCGCAG GTACCGGGTGCATGGCTGCCCTCGAGGCCGAAAAGTTTATTAGCGAGCAGGACTAG